The window AATCGTGTTGCACGTTCACTGTGTTCCTTGAATGGGAAGAATGTACCCAGCCAGCTAATGAACGATTTAAGCTTCAATAGTTTTAGTAGAAGTGTATTGAATCCTAGAACGATTTATGATTGGCTCTGTAGTAACGAAGAGGAAGTCGAAAAATATATTCAAGACCCGTATTGTGGCTTTGTCCCAACAAATCAATACTTTGTGGATTTAACGGATGGGTTATTAATAATCAATCAAAGAGAAGAGATCAAGAACATTCGAAAGGATTTGCCGATTTTATTGATCAGTGGTATTGAAGATCCAGTGGGCAGCAAGGGCTCAGGAGTCTTTAAGGTCGCAAAGGAAATGAATGAAGCTGGCCTGACGGATGTGGTCGTATACCTTTTTGAAGGCATGCGACATGAAATATTAAAAGAAATCAATCGAAAACATGTATATTCTGTAATTACACGGTGGTTAAATAGATGAATGAAAAAAAATTAGAAGTTGTCGCCATTGTAGGGCCGACAGCTTCGGGTAAAACAGCTTTAAGTATTAAAATGGCAAAAGCTTTTAATGGTGAAATCATTAATGGCGACTCCATGCAGATTTATAAGGGTCTCGATATTGGAACAGCGAAAGTTACTGAAAAGGAAATGGAAGGCGTTCCGCATCACCTTTTAAGTTTTAAGGAGCCGACAGAAAGCTTTTCGGTTGCCGAATATCAATCATTGGTTCGAAAAAAAATCGCTGAAATCCAG is drawn from Lysinibacillus sp. SGAir0095 and contains these coding sequences:
- a CDS encoding alpha/beta fold hydrolase, giving the protein MVELAEIIQMDDGHQVYVRIYKPKGTPIGNFHILHGMAEHGGRYEAFAQNLASQGYFVTAHDHRGHGKTAELNGQLGFFGEENGFQRAVDDVFDIIQYFSVDPGNQEIVLFGHSMGSFIARRFIQLYSGVIDKCILCGTGATTALHQIGNRVARSLCSLNGKNVPSQLMNDLSFNSFSRSVLNPRTIYDWLCSNEEEVEKYIQDPYCGFVPTNQYFVDLTDGLLIINQREEIKNIRKDLPILLISGIEDPVGSKGSGVFKVAKEMNEAGLTDVVVYLFEGMRHEILKEINRKHVYSVITRWLNR